A segment of the Cricetulus griseus strain 17A/GY chromosome 6, alternate assembly CriGri-PICRH-1.0, whole genome shotgun sequence genome:
ctcctcctcctcctcctcctcctcctcctcctcctcctcctcctccttctaagTCCTGGGGTCCCAGGTGTGGACTATTATGTCAACCTCTTTAACATCAAGGGGAAAAACTATTTTGGGTATATGTGAGCCTGAAGAGGCAAGAAGTCCTTGGATTGATCTGCTGGGGCTGGGTTACAGAAGGCCCTGCTCTGTCTGATACGGTGCAGAGAGCCAAACCTTGATCCacagaagagcaggaagtgctcttaaccctgggTCATCTCCTCAGTCCCTTCAATTCATTCTTTAACCACTGTAGAACCCAGCCGTCCTACAATCAAATCCTGTTCAAACAATGTGGCAGGCTGCACAGAATCTCAGCTACTCGGTGCTTTCTCACCTTCAAGGTCAACAATGACACCAGTGACAATTCCTTATCCCTTCAAAAGCTCCAAAACCGCAAGTCCAGCTGCAGTGACCCCACTTTACTGTCTTCCCTTGGGGCCAGGAATAGGTGTTCTCTCTTACCCCAGCAGGGGATCAGGGACAGAGCTGGAGACAGACTGGTGCTGGGTCCCATCTTACCTGTAGTACTGAGAGGTTGGTCTGCCCTGAGAGACTTAGCTTCTCCTGCTCTGAGGGGTAGGCGTTGTAGCGGTGCAGATACAGCCAGTCCCGGAGGATCTTCACCGACTCCTTGGGCAGGTTCCCCCTGCGCTTCCTCTTGCCAGCCAGTGACAGAAGGCCTTCATCCTCACCTAGATCGCTGTCCGACATGGTGCCTGGGGGCTAGGCTGGACCTCTAGGAAGCCTGGGGCAAGTGACAAAGGGGGTAGGGAAAACATTACCACTTCATGCCtgtccccttttccttcttctcctaaTGAGTCCACCATCACAAAAAGAAGTCATAGTTTGAAATCTTGTAAAGTACCATAGCTTGAGCAAGTAGAAGGATAAATCCTAATACCACCAATTCATGGAACAGAGAAGGGACTACTCAAACATGAGTGgcacctcttttttaaaaaaacagaacaggACTAGAAAGAACTACAGCTTCCTACTGTAGTtctactgagacagggtctcactacatagcccagacaGGTCTTaagtcacaatcctcctgcctctgcctcctcagtgtcaATGCCCAGCTTGAATTCTGTTTTCCAGCTATTACCTCTTATGAAAgctcctataaaggaaaaactTACCATTTTTATACATGAGGAACAGACTAACAAAGCTGCCTAAGGCACCCGGGAGTTACTTACTACATGACCCAGAATTTGAACTGCACACATGGGTCCATGCAGATGCTGTGCACAAATGCTCACAGCAGCCAAAAGCTGGAAACCATCAAGAGATCTTCAACAGGTGGCTGGACAAATGAGTTATTTGGCCATAAAAAGGAGtacagtggggctggagaaatagctcagcagttaagagcactggctactctggTTCAGGACGAGTGGTTCAGCTCCCACatggtgtaaggattcaggcaatATGCTGGCCTGCCACTGTCACCTGGCATAATGCACttaggcagtactctggtcagcccagggttccatggttgcacAGTGTGTACACAGGttcaaaggacccctttaaaagaaagaccccacccacttatgttctttccactctctctttaTTGCTTTCCCCAGGTTCCCCTGGGGTAGACAGGACTtatcctgtctccttcctctgttCTGTCCTCTATATCTCTTtaccctttttctctttccttcccccctttccctttctaataaaacctctcacttaagctgtctgcctggcatgtttgtgcCCTCCTCAGTCACCCTCACCTAACATGGAATTCACCAAGGTTCCCCTGAGATTTAGCATATAACACATGGtagctcacgaccatctgtaactccagttccagaggattcaatgccttcttgtgccccatgtggtgtgtgtgtgtgtgtgtgtgtgtgtgtgtgtgtgtgtgtgacacacacatatatttacaaacactcatatgtataaaacaaaataaataaaagagagtaCACTTTCTGATGCCTGCTACAACATGGATGGATCAGCAGTTAGAGGGGGACAGAAGGGCATTagcttgttatttatttattttagaattttatacacATAGAATATTCTTTGACCAAAGTActattattttcttgttcttctaagattttatttcttttatgtatgtaAATGTTCTGCCTAATGTATGTCTGGGCACCACagatgcagtgcccatggaggccagaagagggtggagcctctggaattggagttagagatAGTTGAGTCTATGTCTACACTGGGAACTGcatccaggttctctgcaaaaccaagtgctcttaaaccattgagccatttctccagcacccacccccacccccgccgccttattttaaaagtgaatctggggctggagagatggctcagcagttaagaacaattGTTACTCAGTGTTGCATTTCCCACACCAACATGGTAGTTCCCAATCATccataaatccagttccaggggatcagatgtccTCTGCTGCCCTCTGAGgtgcacatacatccatgcaggcaaaacactcataactttttttaatttaaacctaaattttctttttagagagaAATTTCCATCTCTTAAGATCCATTATAAAGTAGTATTTAGTATCGGGTGCTTTTCCTGCCTGGGCCCAGAGTCAAATCTGGAAACTGTTCAATGAGGTCCTGCAGCCAGCCCCTGTGTAGTGGTGGAGTGAGTCATTCCTATGATGGTTCTTAGACCCTCTCCGTGGCTGGGCCTCTGACCTGGACCCAGACTTAATTTCAGAATCCAGATCAATGAGGTGTGGCTCCGGTCCCTGCTTTTACATCCACTGGGCTGTGTGGCCTCCTTTCTCTGAGTTTaacaccctcctccctccctggtcAATGAAGGAAGGTTTCTGCCTAGATAACTCATATCAGCAGCTCCTCCACCAGACAAAGTTCCTGttcacaaaagcaaaagaaatttacattttaaaaacacaagttctaggccaaggCTGTGCCAGAATCTCCAGGctcctcccttctctgccttTTAACAGCTCCCCAGCAGGCCTAGCCAACAGACTCTGGCATCTCCCAGGTTTTGTTTCCTCGACTTGGGCCTGAGCCCAGACCTCTGGGCTGGCTAAGCCAGACTTTCGAGGGAAGGGTCTACCTTCAGCCAGGCCACCTGGAGGTGAAATGGGCGCTGCCACTATTCCTCAAAGGATCACAAGTGGGCTGCTTTCTGAGGGCAGACATTTTAGCCACCAGGGCAGCTGGGTTACCAGCTCGGGGATGCAGCCCTGGCAGTTGGTGAAAGTTTACTGAAGATCATCTTTACAAATTCCACTCTGGCTGCCAGCCAACAACCCAGTCTGCAGGGTTCCCAGTGTGGGGCCAGAGGAGGAACCCTCAGCGGGAACTGTTCCACCTCTGGACCCTGCACCCAGGCTTGCCTGCAGGTTTCCTACACCCGCATCCCAGTATTAACTCGATACACCCCCCCCATGAAAGTTTAACTGTGCTCAAATAACCGACCCGACCCACTGCTCACATCCCACAAGTTCGCCGAGTTTTACTAACGCACACAGTTTACACCCCATACCTAGCACCAACGACTACAACGACTCTTGAGACTAGGCCAACTCCTGCACCCGCCCACCCACGAACTCCAAGTGACCTGCCCACCCACGATCTCTCCGACCGAGGAGCACGCACGTCATCACACTGGCCATCCATCAGCTTTCACCCTAACTGGGTTACTGGCTGTACCCCTTGGTCACTGCGCCTCATGCAATCTCCTACACACTCCCACCACACCATCTGCCGCAGCCACTCCCACAGGAACTTTCTGACAACTCTCCCAGCTCCAGATACTCTCCCCCAGGCCGCACACAGGGGCTGGAGTTCTCAGCAGTTCACACAAAGCGCGCAACCTCCCCCACGGCCCAGACGCAGAGGAGCACATGGCTCATGGGGCGCCGACGAATCCGTCGGCGCTCAGAGcaccctcatcccccaccccgTCCCCTTCCCCCCGCCCCGAGTCACGAAGCGTGCAACAGCTCCCCTGCCGGCCCGCcacctggtggggggggggagaaactcTGCAAGAAAGAAAACTCACGTGTCCATTCTGGGGCAGGaaaaagtttggttcccagccccttCCCCGGTACTCCGCGCAGGCTGACTCTTGGGGCGCGGGGCCGCCGGAACGTGCGCGCTCGGCTTTGTGCTCCGAACTCGGCccggagggggaggggaagggagggggctgGGCTCCAACCTCCGCGccgcccccccaccccagctctgcGCCCAGACTCCATGTTGGTCGCCCCCCCCTGCACCGGGGACGCGCACAGCCCCCGCAGGAGGCTCGGCGGCTCCTAGCCTGGCCCCGGGGTCCCGGCGCGCACAAACTTTCTCCGCGCCGCCAGCCCCACGCGCCCCACAGCCTTGGCCCGCCCGGGAGTGACAGATGCCTCGGAGACAGACTTTCCTTTGTTCCAAAGGAAAGGGGAACTCGCGCGGGCTCCCCAGCCCTCCCCGTCGGGGCCCGCCCGCGGCCCCCACCTCCAGCTGTCACTCGGCGGCCCCGGACCCGCTCGGCCGCcgtgggcggggggggggctgCCGGCGGTTAGCAACGTGCACTtttgaaagcaaacaaacccGCTCCCCGCGCGCTCGCCCCGCTGCGGGGCACCGGCCGctctctccagcagcctgggatCTTTGGGAGCCGCCCCCCCCAAAAGGATGCCGAGCGAGCCCCCCCCCGAGACATCCCGCGCCAGAGTCCAGCGGCCGGGACTCACACACACCCCCCGGGCTCACACACCCACTGTCGCACGCGCCGGGACGAcgccccctcccccgccccgccGCCCCAAGAAACTTTCCAAGTTGTCCGCGCGCTCCAACCCGCGTCCCCAGCCCTCCGGCCGCCCCGCACTCACCTTCCCCGGCGGCTTTCCGGCCCACGCGGCCTCGGTGGGGTGCGGGACGGCCCGGCCGGGGCGGGGGGCGCCGGGGGAGCGCGCCTCGTACCTGCCGGGTCTGACACCCGCCTGACAGCTCGCGGCTGGAAAGCACCTCGCGACCTGACGTCAgatcccctctcctcccatcgcGCCCGCCGCCCCCTCCCCCACCGCCCCGAGGCAGAAACAAACTTTGCGCCGAGCGTGGCCAGCTACGCCCACCCCCCGGGGGCGGGCCCGCGGAGCCGGGGGGCTTCGCCCCGCCCACGCGCCGGAGGGGGCGGGCCCGCGGCCCCTCCTTTCTGCGCCCACCCACCTTAGGAATGCCACATGGCCCGGGCCGGGGGCGGAGCGGTGGGACCGGGACTCCCGGAGTCAGCTCGGGGGCAGGAAGTGGCCCTCTCCTCCTTTCGAAGAGCGTTTCCGGAGCGCCTACTGTGTGCGCCTCGCTGGGGGCTGGGCGCTCCCGGGGCACCAAGCGTGCCAGTCCCAGGACCTTCGTAAGTTCGTTCCCTCCTTCGGGTGCCCGCCGGCGTGGGGATGGGGAAACCGAGGCTTAGTAGCTACCGAGACTTAACTCGCAGCTGCTAAGGGACCTGTGATCTTGTCAGTCCCGAGGGTCGCCTACGGGTGAGTATAGGAGCGCGGCTGAGGCAGGCTGCGAGCGCCGCTTTGGAGGTGTGCGCACTTCTTTGGTCCACATGGCCCACAAGGGTCTCATGATAGTGCCCGAGCCTTTCTCTTGGTGGGTAGCCTTAGATGGAGACGGAGGAGGGTGAGCCTGCGCTCTTCCAGCGGTCCAGGCTGGTGTTGTGTATTCTTTTCCTCAGGTTTTCCTTGCCTCCAATATTGGAACAGTATttagtgtttttcttgtttttaatgctgttattgttttattattttaccaTTGAGCTGGGGTCTCAGGCTGTACTCGGACTTAGGCTGCTTCTTCAGCTACCTAAGCGACAGAGACTACAGTTGTCATTGCTATATCAAGctcagcactttttttttccctttgagtttAGTCACAAAAAACTTTGAGAGCAAAAGTTAAGTTTTCCTCTCAGAAAGCCCTAAGCTAATCAGAATACTGAtcaaatgacttaaaaaaaaacaacaactttttcttgttgttctgATGtacttgagattttatttattatgtatatagagttttggctgcatgtatgccagaagaagagggcaccagatctcattatagatggttgtgagccaccatgtggttgcgggtaaattgaactcagt
Coding sequences within it:
- the LOC118239109 gene encoding translation initiation factor IF-2-like — protein: MPSEPPPETSRARVQRPGLTHTPRAHTPTVARAGTTPPPPPRRPKKLSKLSARSNPRPQPSGRPALTFPGGFPAHAASIPSPPIAPAAPSPTAPRQKQTLRRAWPATPTPRGRARGAGGLRPAHAPEGAGPRPLLSAPTHLRNATWPGPGAERWDRDSRSQLGGRKWPSPPFEERFRSAYCVRLAGGWALPGHQACQSQDLRWPQTPKLNDILLQTHKQHCVHELPCLMVLSDRSADPDRWGPELGT